Proteins encoded by one window of Oculatellaceae cyanobacterium:
- a CDS encoding filamentous hemagglutinin N-terminal domain-containing protein codes for MIHKLKYYLRAGSFTISLFVVANPTLAQIIPDQTLPVNSVVTSQGNINLIEGGTKAGNNLFHSFQQFSVLTGTTAHFQNEQSIQNILTRVTGNSISQIDGLLKANGNANLFLINPNGIIFGNNAALDIGGSFIASTANSIKFPDGNEFSAINSQATPILSVNVPLGLQFPGILGNIINRAVNLQVLPGKTLSLIGGDISLENGNLTAAQGRIEIGSVGANSFVSLNPITNGWSLGYNGVNNFGNIQLLSASTVSASGEGGGNIQVQGGQVALTDSSKIVADTTGNQTGGEIFVSAKDLTVTNGSKISVETSNTGNAGKINIQAELVEVSNASANGQEFSTIAATSRGSGDSGSITINTNRLSAKDGGDISVTTFNAGKGGNLTVNANESVELIGDRISPDGKTFSRSGLFAATEGTEAGGNLTITTPRLVVKDGARVSVSTRGRGENGKPGGKGGNLTVFAPGGVVELSGTSSDGLFDSGLFALSGEDRPTLNAKDATGDGGNLRIETQQLLIRNGSQVSAATAGTGKGGNITVIADAIEVTGASAINQRFSTLAASSRGAGDSGNISINTRVLKVTEGADVSVTAFGTGSSGEINVGASELVELNGAVSLDGTNFSRSGLFAATEGTKPGGNLTITTLKLVVQDGARVSVSTRGRGENGIPGGRGGNLIIQAANGVVELSGTSTDGKFPSGLFALSGENRPNINANEATGDGGDLSIETKQLIIRDGAQVSTETAGAGKSGNINIVADAIAISGRSNQSFSTLAATSRSTGDSGNITINTNKLQVTNGADVSVTAFGTGRSGELLVTASDSIELIGAGAIPNSNIFSRSGLFAATEGTKDGGSLTINTARLVIKDGARISVSTRGKGDNNTPGGRGGNLIINASDAVELSGFGEVQVLRNNQLETLRFDSGLFALSGEPRPNIAENEATGAGGDLQIKTGLLNILNNAEVSASARGSGVAGNLDVEARNIKLQDGSITGATVGGNGANINLQVQNSLQLRGNSEISTTAGTSGNGGNITINADTLAVLQNSSIRADAGIQGGKVQITTQGLFGLPGTITASSALGTEFNGVVDITTPDVTTSQNLIDIPQNFLNPDNQVAQACTGERGENKNQFFITGRGGLPPTPTEPLSSNADSFTTLTAVRNLPKDNTTPQLPRPATGFGINSQGEIILTANATNAGAVLVGMRDCK; via the coding sequence ATGATACATAAGTTAAAATATTATTTACGGGCTGGCAGTTTTACTATCAGCTTATTTGTAGTTGCCAATCCGACGCTTGCCCAAATCATACCAGATCAAACTTTGCCAGTTAATTCTGTTGTCACCTCTCAAGGAAATATTAACTTAATTGAGGGAGGAACTAAAGCAGGAAATAACTTATTTCACAGCTTTCAACAATTTTCTGTTTTAACCGGAACTACAGCACATTTTCAAAATGAGCAGAGTATTCAGAACATTCTCACTAGAGTGACAGGAAACTCAATATCTCAGATTGATGGTTTACTGAAAGCTAATGGTAATGCTAACTTATTCTTAATCAATCCCAATGGGATTATTTTTGGTAACAATGCTGCTTTAGATATTGGCGGTTCATTTATAGCAAGTACGGCTAATAGTATCAAGTTTCCTGATGGCAATGAGTTTAGTGCTATAAATTCTCAAGCTACACCTATTTTAAGTGTAAATGTTCCTTTGGGGTTGCAATTTCCAGGGATACTAGGAAATATTATTAATCGTGCGGTTAATTTGCAAGTATTACCAGGAAAAACTTTAAGTTTAATTGGTGGAGATATCAGTTTAGAAAATGGTAACTTGACAGCAGCACAAGGAAGAATTGAAATTGGCAGTGTTGGCGCTAACAGTTTTGTAAGTTTAAACCCAATAACTAACGGTTGGAGTTTGGGATATAACGGCGTAAATAACTTTGGGAATATCCAACTTCTATCAGCGTCTACAGTTAGTGCAAGCGGTGAAGGTGGCGGTAATATTCAAGTGCAAGGCGGACAAGTGGCGCTGACTGATAGTTCCAAAATTGTTGCTGATACGACAGGAAATCAAACTGGGGGAGAAATATTTGTTAGTGCCAAAGATTTAACTGTTACCAACGGCTCAAAAATTTCTGTAGAAACTTCTAATACTGGAAATGCGGGTAAAATTAATATTCAAGCTGAATTGGTAGAAGTAAGTAATGCTTCAGCTAACGGTCAAGAATTTAGCACAATTGCGGCGACATCAAGAGGTAGCGGAGATTCTGGGAGTATTACAATTAATACTAATCGTTTGAGTGCTAAAGATGGTGGTGATATTTCCGTAACAACATTTAATGCAGGCAAAGGGGGAAACTTAACAGTTAATGCTAATGAGTCGGTAGAATTAATAGGCGATCGCATTAGTCCAGATGGTAAAACGTTTAGTCGTAGTGGTTTATTTGCAGCTACCGAAGGAACAGAAGCTGGGGGAAATTTAACTATTACTACCCCAAGATTAGTAGTTAAAGATGGAGCAAGGGTTTCAGTTTCTACTCGCGGTAGAGGAGAAAATGGTAAACCTGGAGGTAAGGGCGGTAACTTGACTGTTTTTGCTCCAGGTGGTGTGGTAGAACTGAGTGGTACGAGTAGTGATGGTCTGTTTGACAGTGGTTTATTTGCCTTATCGGGAGAAGACAGACCAACTCTTAATGCAAAGGACGCTACAGGCGACGGTGGAAACTTACGAATAGAAACTCAACAATTGTTAATTCGTAATGGTTCCCAAGTATCTGCTGCTACTGCGGGAACAGGTAAGGGAGGAAATATTACTGTAATAGCGGATGCTATAGAAGTAACAGGTGCATCAGCTATTAATCAAAGGTTTAGCACCTTAGCAGCTAGTTCTCGTGGTGCAGGTGATTCTGGAAATATTTCCATTAATACCAGAGTTTTAAAAGTAACTGAAGGGGCAGATGTTTCAGTAACCGCTTTTGGTACGGGTAGTTCAGGAGAAATCAACGTCGGCGCATCTGAGTTAGTAGAATTAAATGGCGCTGTTAGTTTAGATGGTACAAACTTTAGTCGTAGTGGTTTATTTGCAGCTACCGAAGGAACCAAACCTGGGGGAAACTTAACTATTACCACGCTTAAATTAGTTGTGCAAGATGGGGCAAGAGTATCAGTTTCTACTCGCGGGCGGGGGGAGAATGGTATTCCAGGAGGTAGAGGCGGTAATTTAATTATTCAAGCTGCTAATGGAGTAGTAGAGTTAAGTGGAACCAGTACCGATGGTAAATTTCCCAGTGGTTTATTTGCCTTATCTGGAGAAAATAGACCAAATATCAATGCGAATGAAGCTACAGGCGACGGGGGCGACTTAAGTATTGAAACAAAACAATTAATTATTAGGGATGGGGCGCAAGTTTCTACCGAGACAGCAGGGGCAGGCAAAAGTGGAAATATCAATATTGTAGCGGATGCGATCGCAATTTCTGGTAGATCTAATCAAAGTTTCAGTACCTTAGCAGCTACTTCTAGAAGTACAGGTGATTCCGGTAACATTACAATTAACACCAATAAGTTACAAGTTACAAACGGCGCAGATGTATCCGTAACAGCTTTTGGGACAGGTCGTTCGGGAGAACTATTAGTTACTGCATCTGATTCTATAGAATTAATTGGCGCTGGCGCTATTCCCAATAGTAATATCTTTAGTCGGAGCGGTTTATTTGCAGCTACTGAAGGTACTAAAGATGGTGGTTCTTTAACCATTAATACAGCAAGGTTGGTAATTAAAGATGGAGCGAGAATTTCTGTATCTACTCGCGGGAAAGGTGATAATAATACTCCAGGGGGACGGGGCGGTAACTTAATTATCAATGCTTCTGATGCTGTGGAACTAAGCGGTTTTGGTGAAGTGCAAGTATTACGAAATAATCAACTAGAAACACTGAGATTTGATAGTGGTTTATTTGCATTATCTGGAGAACCAAGACCGAATATTGCAGAAAATGAAGCTACAGGTGCAGGTGGAGACTTACAAATTAAAACAGGGTTGTTAAATATCCTCAATAATGCAGAAGTATCAGCTAGTGCTAGAGGTTCTGGGGTTGCTGGTAACTTAGATGTTGAAGCGCGTAATATTAAACTACAAGACGGTTCCATTACAGGTGCAACAGTAGGTGGTAATGGTGCAAACATCAATTTGCAAGTTCAAAACTCATTGCAGTTGCGGGGAAACTCAGAAATATCTACAACAGCAGGTACAAGTGGTAATGGTGGAAATATCACAATTAACGCAGATACATTAGCGGTTTTACAAAATAGTAGTATTCGCGCAGATGCAGGTATTCAGGGAGGCAAAGTTCAAATTACTACTCAAGGACTATTTGGACTTCCAGGGACAATAACAGCGAGTTCTGCACTAGGCACAGAATTTAACGGGGTTGTAGACATCACCACACCAGATGTCACCACCAGTCAAAATTTAATAGATATTCCCCAAAATTTCCTCAACCCAGACAATCAAGTAGCGCAAGCGTGTACAGGTGAACGAGGAGAAAACAAAAATCAATTTTTCATTACTGGACGCGGTGGACTACCGCCAACTCCTACCGAACCACTGAGTAGTAACGCCGACAGTTTTACCACACTCACAGCAGTTAGAAACTTACCTAAAGATAATACCACACCCCAATTACCTCGACCCGCAACAGGATTCGGAATTAACTCTCAAGGTGAAATAATCTTAACAGCTAATGCCACCAACGCGGGAGCCGTCCTAGTAGGAATGCGAGACTGCAAATAG
- a CDS encoding ShlB/FhaC/HecB family hemolysin secretion/activation protein: MNYLLITSLILLIINGITLSVRSQNIPQNQNIIPPTPNPTRTPPPLLSPEQLLEISPTAPTTPEQIQNLPGKIQVNRFDFIGNTPENFSQEKLRQELEGFTDKEITFPQLLQAASQITNLYIREGYITSGAYIPEQTITGGVVKIQIVEGSLQDIRITREVTSSKLLNDRYVRSRLNLATSKPLNINRLQEALQLLQQDPLIAKLSAELSAGTIPGTNLLTVKIFEANPNSINIIADNSRNPSVGSFRRGLEFQRANLLGIGDKLNIAYDNTDGSNAINTSYTIPINPRNGTISFNYSNTGSNIIEPPFNELDIDANSRNYEITLRQPIAQNANQNFTQEIALGLTLARRESDTSVAGVGYPISLGADTQGNTRISALRFFQEWTRSSLQQVFVTRSQFSLGVGALDATINNQDPDSRFLAWRGQFLWLRLLNFQTNQPRVARRFLLRTDVQLANQELVPLEQFTLGGIFSVRGYRQDALFSDNGVFLSGELQLPIYSTNNQQNILQLIPFVDMGTVWNSSSRDAPNTNTLASLGLGLQLQVNENFTARLDYGIPLVNLDSRERTWQEQGLYFSLRYNPF, from the coding sequence ATGAACTATCTCCTAATAACCTCGCTCATATTATTAATCATAAATGGAATAACCTTATCAGTGCGATCGCAAAATATCCCCCAAAATCAAAATATAATTCCCCCCACACCTAACCCAACCCGAACGCCTCCCCCCCTGCTTTCTCCAGAACAACTGCTAGAAATATCACCGACAGCACCAACAACCCCCGAACAAATTCAGAATCTTCCTGGAAAAATTCAAGTTAACCGTTTTGATTTTATCGGTAATACACCAGAAAATTTTAGTCAAGAAAAGTTACGTCAAGAACTAGAAGGATTTACCGATAAAGAAATCACTTTTCCACAACTACTGCAAGCTGCTTCTCAAATTACCAATCTTTATATCCGAGAAGGATATATTACTTCTGGTGCATATATACCCGAACAAACTATTACAGGAGGTGTAGTTAAAATTCAGATTGTTGAAGGTAGTTTACAAGACATTCGCATTACTAGAGAGGTAACAAGCTCTAAGCTACTGAACGATCGTTATGTGCGATCGCGTTTAAATTTAGCTACCTCCAAACCTCTAAATATCAACCGTTTGCAAGAAGCTTTGCAACTACTGCAACAAGATCCTCTCATTGCTAAACTATCAGCAGAACTATCCGCAGGCACAATACCTGGGACAAATTTACTTACAGTTAAGATTTTTGAAGCTAATCCTAACAGCATTAACATCATTGCAGATAATAGCAGAAACCCCAGCGTTGGCAGCTTTAGGCGTGGTTTAGAATTTCAACGAGCTAATTTATTAGGTATAGGCGATAAATTAAATATTGCTTATGACAATACCGATGGTAGTAACGCCATAAATACCAGCTACACCATACCAATTAATCCCCGCAATGGTACTATCAGTTTTAACTATAGCAACACTGGCAGTAATATTATTGAACCACCATTCAACGAATTAGATATTGATGCTAATTCCCGCAACTATGAAATTACCCTACGTCAACCAATAGCGCAAAATGCCAATCAGAATTTTACTCAAGAAATTGCACTTGGTTTAACCTTAGCGCGTCGAGAAAGTGATACTTCTGTTGCAGGTGTAGGTTATCCTATTTCGTTAGGAGCAGATACTCAAGGAAATACCCGTATTTCCGCGTTACGTTTCTTTCAAGAGTGGACGCGCAGCAGTTTGCAACAAGTATTTGTAACGCGATCGCAATTTAGTTTAGGAGTGGGTGCATTAGATGCCACAATTAACAATCAAGATCCTGACAGTCGCTTTTTAGCATGGCGCGGACAATTTCTGTGGTTGCGTTTACTTAATTTTCAAACAAATCAACCAAGAGTTGCGCGCAGATTTTTATTGCGTACTGATGTGCAACTAGCTAATCAAGAGCTTGTACCTTTAGAACAGTTTACATTAGGCGGGATTTTTAGTGTACGCGGATACCGTCAGGATGCTTTATTTAGCGATAATGGAGTTTTTCTTTCAGGAGAGTTACAATTACCCATTTATAGTACAAATAATCAACAAAATATTTTGCAGCTTATCCCATTCGTGGACATGGGTACTGTTTGGAATAGCTCTAGTAGAGATGCTCCCAATACTAACACATTAGCCTCACTTGGTTTAGGGTTACAGTTACAGGTAAATGAAAACTTTACTGCTCGTTTAGATTATGGCATTCCTTTAGTTAATCTTGATTCCAGGGAAAGAACATGGCAAGAACAAGGTTTATATTTTTCTCTAAGATACAATCCATTTTAA
- a CDS encoding CHAT domain-containing protein — MARTRFIFFSKIQSILNLKRFPRQQRQKWVAIFLALLTFISALTIPALLPDRVIAKESQIQQSYLLIAEASKALELEQHGQEYYNTGRFAEAAQAWQTAADAYEKDGDGKARNLINKAKALQSLGLYSDACNTLLPALGIDKYDCATLIKLNKVNSYEAKNPQSFQDSTMCEITEARFKFWAKYPKNITLIKQIYTPFNNLNKVISLRRLGELFQRLDDLNLAQVFLELSKSTAEQYPEEKSATLLSLANAERAKITKMRNKLNYETTTSQLIQVKDCQTPLKIYESVFSKYQEAAQLSTNKIVQIQAKLNELSLLLDIQEWSDEQVAISNYQNKWPDFFTTLLNKRLQESIKILPKNKFSLINSLPSRDIVETEINLAYTLMRLKDRLKQPQIAEILADAIKKSRQLEDKYAESEALSNLARLYELQVSKKAQLAEQDKLYLAQAKNLIEQALNLSDNTKIDNRQILYRHRHQLGRILKAEGNIQAAIASYAEAWNILQSLRADLVSNTDNQFYFRREVEPIYREFIDLLLQAEDRQIDVSQLVLLNNDSVVDQPVKTKAVENTSASYLARFVMESLQLAELDNFLQEPCSPALVKPVQIDNIDPKAAVIYPIILEDRLEVIVSMSGQPSRHWTAKVNQGEVKETLDNLARLLSSNESELKTIKTISQKIYNWLIKPELVKQLDRGQINTLVFVLDRPFQKIPIAALFDGKKYLIEKYNVVLNIGQQITQPKRLKEFRILAAELKQARILDEYDFPKLENKEVSSIEDLAKNLALPLDKIPNNDFTKKILTEKIKFAPAIVHIATHGIFSSNPDKTFIVTKDSTININDFDDVFNPKNKIRKEPIELLVFSACKTASGDDKAALGMAGVALKSGANSTIGSLWLVSDEATGELMTEFYNNLIQKKINRAEAIKKAQISLLKDNKYNHPYYWAAFVLVGNWL; from the coding sequence ATGGCAAGAACAAGGTTTATATTTTTCTCTAAGATACAATCCATTTTAAATTTAAAAAGATTTCCGCGTCAGCAGCGCCAGAAATGGGTAGCGATATTTTTGGCATTATTAACATTTATATCTGCTTTAACTATTCCAGCTTTGTTGCCCGATAGAGTTATTGCTAAAGAAAGCCAAATACAACAATCTTATTTATTAATTGCTGAAGCTAGCAAAGCTTTAGAATTAGAACAGCATGGTCAAGAATATTACAATACTGGTAGATTTGCGGAAGCTGCTCAAGCTTGGCAAACAGCAGCAGATGCTTATGAAAAAGATGGAGATGGTAAAGCTAGGAACTTGATTAATAAAGCTAAAGCTTTGCAATCTTTAGGACTATATTCTGATGCTTGCAATACCTTACTGCCAGCATTAGGTATTGATAAATATGATTGTGCCACATTAATAAAACTAAATAAAGTTAATTCTTATGAGGCTAAAAATCCTCAAAGTTTTCAAGATTCAACAATGTGTGAAATAACAGAAGCAAGATTTAAGTTTTGGGCAAAATATCCCAAAAATATTACACTTATTAAACAAATCTACACCCCATTTAATAATTTAAATAAAGTAATAAGTTTGCGTCGTCTAGGTGAGCTTTTTCAACGCTTAGATGATTTAAATTTAGCTCAAGTATTTTTAGAATTAAGTAAAAGCACTGCCGAGCAATATCCCGAAGAAAAAAGTGCTACACTGCTGAGTTTAGCTAATGCGGAAAGAGCTAAAATTACTAAAATGAGAAATAAGTTAAATTACGAAACAACAACTTCTCAATTAATCCAAGTAAAAGATTGTCAAACTCCGTTAAAAATTTATGAGTCAGTTTTCAGCAAATATCAAGAAGCTGCCCAACTATCAACCAATAAAATCGTGCAAATTCAAGCAAAACTTAATGAATTGAGTTTGCTATTAGATATACAAGAATGGTCTGATGAACAAGTAGCTATCAGTAATTATCAAAATAAATGGCCTGATTTTTTTACAACATTATTAAATAAGCGTTTGCAGGAAAGTATAAAAATATTGCCAAAAAATAAATTTAGTTTAATAAATTCATTGCCTAGTCGGGATATCGTTGAAACAGAAATTAATCTAGCATATACTTTAATGAGATTAAAAGATAGACTAAAACAACCACAAATTGCTGAAATTTTAGCCGATGCTATTAAAAAGTCTCGCCAATTAGAAGATAAATATGCTGAATCTGAAGCTTTAAGCAATCTCGCTAGGCTATACGAACTACAAGTATCAAAAAAAGCTCAACTAGCAGAACAAGATAAACTGTATCTAGCTCAAGCAAAAAATTTAATTGAGCAAGCTTTAAATTTATCAGATAACACTAAAATTGATAATCGTCAAATATTATATCGTCATAGACATCAGCTAGGGCGTATCCTAAAAGCTGAAGGAAATATTCAAGCAGCTATTGCGTCTTATGCTGAAGCATGGAATATCCTGCAATCACTCCGCGCCGATTTAGTTAGTAATACTGATAATCAATTTTACTTTCGGCGCGAGGTAGAACCCATTTACCGCGAATTTATTGATTTATTATTACAAGCTGAAGATCGGCAAATTGATGTATCTCAATTGGTATTATTAAATAATGATTCAGTAGTAGATCAACCTGTAAAAACAAAAGCTGTTGAAAATACTTCAGCTTCCTATCTAGCTCGTTTTGTCATGGAATCTCTGCAATTAGCAGAGCTAGATAACTTTCTACAAGAGCCTTGCTCTCCAGCATTAGTAAAACCAGTTCAAATTGATAATATTGACCCCAAAGCAGCAGTTATTTATCCAATTATTTTAGAAGATCGTTTAGAAGTTATTGTTTCTATGTCTGGACAACCAAGTAGACATTGGACAGCTAAAGTAAACCAGGGGGAAGTTAAGGAAACTTTAGATAATTTAGCTCGCCTGCTATCAAGTAATGAATCAGAATTAAAAACAATAAAAACCATTTCTCAAAAGATATATAATTGGTTAATTAAACCGGAGTTAGTCAAGCAGTTAGATCGAGGACAAATTAATACTTTAGTATTTGTACTAGATCGCCCTTTTCAAAAAATTCCCATAGCGGCTCTTTTTGATGGTAAAAAGTATTTAATAGAAAAGTATAATGTAGTTTTAAATATAGGTCAGCAGATTACACAGCCAAAACGATTAAAAGAGTTTAGAATTTTAGCTGCTGAGTTGAAACAAGCGCGGATTCTAGATGAATATGATTTCCCAAAGCTCGAAAATAAAGAAGTAAGCAGCATCGAGGACTTAGCTAAAAACTTAGCTCTACCTCTGGATAAAATCCCTAATAATGACTTTACTAAGAAAATATTAACAGAAAAGATAAAATTTGCTCCCGCTATAGTACACATAGCCACTCATGGTATTTTCAGTTCTAACCCTGATAAAACATTTATTGTTACCAAAGATAGCACTATTAATATTAATGATTTTGACGATGTATTTAATCCCAAAAATAAAATTAGGAAAGAACCAATTGAATTACTGGTTTTTAGTGCCTGTAAAACAGCTTCAGGAGATGATAAAGCTGCTTTAGGTATGGCTGGAGTGGCGCTGAAATCAGGGGCAAATAGTACTATCGGTAGTTTATGGCTTGTATCAGATGAAGCGACTGGTGAGCTAATGACAGAATTTTACAATAATTTAATTCAGAAAAAGATAAATAGAGCAGAAGCAATTAAAAAAGCTCAAATTTCTTTACTTAAAGATAATAAATACAACCATCCGTATTACTGGGCAGCTTTTGTCTTAGTAGGTAATTGGTTATAA